A section of the Metabacillus endolithicus genome encodes:
- a CDS encoding Ger(x)C family spore germination C-terminal domain-containing protein, with amino-acid sequence MKWKKFNLKYPLYLISPDDITFKVNIKTSGSIPETYKTFDLLNDEELDHTEQAIEKRIDEFTDIAIKKVQQELQTDIFKFGETLSVKYPDEWEKIKDKWDYGENCFKEAKIEVTVNSVISKSGAINRSTLQ; translated from the coding sequence ATGAAATGGAAAAAGTTCAATCTGAAATATCCCCTATATTTAATAAGCCCTGATGATATTACCTTTAAGGTAAATATTAAAACATCAGGTTCAATTCCTGAAACTTATAAAACGTTTGATTTATTAAATGATGAGGAATTAGACCATACAGAACAAGCAATAGAAAAAAGAATAGATGAATTTACTGATATAGCCATTAAAAAAGTTCAACAAGAACTGCAAACGGATATTTTTAAATTCGGGGAAACATTGAGTGTAAAGTATCCGGATGAATGGGAGAAAATTAAGGATAAATGGGATTATGGAGAAAATTGTTTTAAAGAAGCCAAAATTGAAGTAACTGTTAACTCAGTAATTAGTAAAAGCGGAGCAATAAATCGATCAACATTACAATGA
- a CDS encoding spore germination protein gives MFYLFGFLRRKAQFQQQEYFKEKKDTGGPKPELVSDMEKNIKQIQDLMDSPNDLIVRRLSFRNKGLCLIYFDGLADKETINHYIIRTIQSELKEDNIDHYSTEKLLEKFENEIVAIPEVKITNTLDDVSLAILSGDTALMIDSEDKVLLIGTKGWESRSISEPVTEALVRGPRDGFTENIQTNIVHLRRRIKDPNLHFESFKVGRRSKKDLIISYVAGIVHPKIVKEIRRRVQSIDMDDVLESGYVEQWIEDDFLSPFPQIQNTERPDKVAAAILQGKVAIFLDGTPFVLLAPITFAETLQSPEDYYERWYIGSLIRGLRYLCAFIALFLPSLYVALVSFHPGMIPSKLAFSISSTRDGVPFPSLIEALFMEITMEILREAGIRLPKPIGQTVGIVGGLVIGEAAVSAGIVSPIMVIVVAVTAIATFAIPFYSFAITIRMLRFFFLIVAGFFGFYGIILAYIMINIHMANLKSVGVPYTTPFAPTFYSDWKDLVFRAPLTFFRKRPHYLEPEDESRMKKEEGQ, from the coding sequence GTGTTTTACTTGTTTGGTTTTTTAAGGAGAAAAGCTCAGTTCCAACAGCAGGAATACTTCAAAGAAAAGAAGGATACTGGTGGTCCTAAGCCGGAATTGGTTTCTGATATGGAGAAAAACATTAAACAAATTCAAGATTTGATGGATTCTCCAAACGATTTAATCGTTAGAAGGTTATCATTCAGGAACAAAGGGCTTTGTCTCATTTACTTTGATGGTCTTGCTGACAAAGAAACGATCAATCATTATATTATTCGTACCATACAATCTGAGCTTAAAGAAGATAATATTGATCACTATTCAACTGAGAAGCTTCTAGAAAAATTTGAAAATGAGATAGTGGCAATTCCTGAAGTAAAGATAACAAACACGCTAGATGATGTAAGTTTAGCGATTCTTTCAGGTGATACTGCTTTAATGATTGATTCAGAAGATAAAGTTTTGCTTATTGGAACAAAAGGCTGGGAAAGCCGTAGCATTTCAGAGCCTGTTACAGAAGCATTAGTACGTGGACCAAGAGATGGGTTTACAGAGAATATTCAAACTAATATTGTTCATTTAAGACGAAGGATAAAAGATCCTAACTTGCATTTTGAATCTTTTAAAGTGGGAAGACGCTCAAAAAAGGACCTTATTATATCGTATGTAGCAGGAATTGTTCATCCTAAAATTGTGAAAGAAATAAGAAGACGCGTTCAATCAATTGATATGGATGATGTTCTTGAATCAGGTTATGTGGAACAATGGATTGAGGATGATTTTTTATCTCCTTTTCCTCAAATTCAAAACACGGAAAGACCTGATAAAGTTGCCGCTGCAATTCTACAAGGAAAGGTGGCTATTTTTTTAGATGGAACACCATTTGTCCTTTTGGCACCAATTACGTTTGCGGAAACCCTGCAATCACCAGAGGATTATTATGAACGCTGGTATATTGGCTCATTAATAAGAGGATTAAGGTATTTATGTGCGTTTATTGCTTTATTTTTACCAAGCTTATACGTTGCTTTAGTTTCATTCCACCCCGGAATGATTCCATCAAAACTTGCCTTTTCCATTTCTTCGACTAGAGATGGAGTGCCGTTCCCGTCTTTAATAGAGGCACTTTTTATGGAAATAACAATGGAAATACTACGTGAGGCTGGTATCAGGCTTCCAAAGCCAATTGGACAAACGGTAGGTATTGTTGGTGGTTTAGTTATTGGTGAAGCTGCTGTTAGTGCTGGTATTGTTAGCCCAATCATGGTGATCGTTGTAGCAGTTACAGCTATCGCTACCTTTGCCATTCCATTTTATTCCTTTGCTATTACAATTAGGATGCTTCGCTTTTTCTTCTTAATTGTAGCTGGCTTTTTTGGGTTCTATGGGATCATTTTGGCTTATATCATGATCAACATCCATATGGCAAACTTAAAATCAGTGGGTGTACCATATACAACACCTTTTGCACCAACATTCTACAGTGATTGGAAAGATCTCGTGTTTCGTGCACCTCTTACTTTTTTCCGGAAACGACCACATTATTTGGAACCAGAAGACGAGAGTCGTATGAAAAAGGAGGAAGGCCAATGA
- a CDS encoding L-lactate MFS transporter codes for MKTTKNRWLIALSAIAIHISIGAAYAYSVYKNPLSETLGWSATEAAIAFTIMMALAGSSAALFGSFVEKNGPRKSAIVAAVLFGLGQIGSGFAVSIESLPLFLLTYGVASGLGLGIGYISPVSTLIKWFPDRRGLATGMAVLGFGSGALITAPVAADLIVSIGIPSTFYVLGVCYFVLMVIGASYIAPPPEGWMPEGMKKDVASGKKPIKEDLQQLTAKEAVKTKRFWMLWIMMLINTSAGIMMISVASPMAQEVVGLSAGAAAAMVGIMGIFNGGGRLGWAAASDFLGRPIVFVIFFVIQIVAFTLLPTITNALLFQALILLVVSCYGGGFSNLPAFIGDLFGTKQLGAIHGYLLTTWSLGGVFGPMLVSGIRETTNSYIPVFYVFSALILLAFIVSLLLRLDIKKVKDAQKKQVA; via the coding sequence ATGAAGACAACAAAAAATAGATGGTTAATCGCCCTCTCTGCTATCGCTATTCATATTTCAATTGGAGCAGCTTATGCTTATAGTGTTTATAAAAATCCGTTAAGTGAAACATTAGGCTGGTCAGCAACTGAAGCTGCTATTGCCTTTACAATTATGATGGCGCTTGCTGGTTCCTCTGCTGCTTTATTTGGTAGTTTTGTAGAAAAAAATGGTCCACGTAAATCCGCGATCGTAGCAGCAGTGTTATTCGGTTTAGGTCAAATTGGTTCAGGATTTGCCGTGAGCATTGAATCTCTACCACTTTTCTTATTAACTTATGGAGTTGCTAGTGGCTTAGGCTTAGGTATTGGTTATATCTCTCCTGTTTCTACCTTAATAAAATGGTTTCCAGATCGAAGAGGTTTAGCTACAGGAATGGCTGTACTTGGGTTTGGTTCTGGTGCTTTGATAACAGCACCTGTAGCTGCAGATCTTATTGTATCAATAGGGATCCCTTCTACATTTTATGTACTCGGTGTTTGTTATTTTGTTTTAATGGTAATTGGTGCTTCTTACATCGCTCCACCTCCTGAAGGCTGGATGCCTGAAGGAATGAAAAAAGATGTTGCTTCTGGTAAAAAACCAATAAAAGAAGATCTTCAACAATTAACCGCGAAAGAAGCGGTTAAAACAAAACGTTTTTGGATGCTGTGGATTATGATGTTAATTAACACAAGTGCAGGCATTATGATGATATCTGTCGCATCACCAATGGCGCAGGAAGTAGTCGGCCTTTCAGCAGGAGCAGCTGCTGCGATGGTTGGCATTATGGGGATCTTTAACGGTGGAGGCAGACTTGGTTGGGCGGCTGCATCCGACTTCTTAGGTCGACCTATTGTTTTCGTCATTTTCTTTGTCATTCAGATTGTTGCGTTTACCCTTCTTCCTACAATAACAAATGCGTTACTATTTCAAGCTCTGATATTGTTAGTTGTTAGTTGTTATGGAGGCGGCTTCTCTAATCTTCCTGCCTTTATTGGTGACTTATTTGGGACAAAACAACTTGGTGCCATTCATGGATATTTATTAACAACATGGTCATTAGGTGGAGTGTTTGGACCTATGCTTGTTTCAGGTATTAGAGAAACAACAAATAGCTATATTCCTGTGTTCTATGTTTTTTCCGCTCTCATTCTTCTTGCCTTTATCGTTTCACTTCTTCTACGCTTAGATATAAAGAAGGTGAAAGATGCCCAGAAGAAACAAGTCGCATAA
- a CDS encoding GerAB/ArcD/ProY family transporter — translation MKTVEYADQEIDGKELAFIIASMMIGIGVLTLPRLVATHTKGLDGLVSILFSGSFFLFFGWLLAKSISKFPKKSFFEYTSDMMTKPVALGLTSILALAFLFTCALETRVIANISKLYMFDQTPIEAIALTFLLVVVYCVSGSRVALLRLNLMFLPIVLTVTLIVQFSNISLFQLSNIQPSFTTSLNGYWQGAQETTFSFIGYTVILVYISLLKSPKVAPRMTMVGIGIPILLYLVIYTITIGVFGNLATSEIIYPTIEIAKEIEAPGGFIERFESIFFTVWIMTVFNTCSMAFDISIHLLHSITKLKRKTIILILSPLIYFVAVTPENAYQIQLLGKILAGIGFFYGVIFPVIFFSLTKIRKVIQHA, via the coding sequence ATGAAAACTGTAGAATATGCTGACCAAGAAATAGATGGGAAGGAATTGGCTTTTATCATTGCCTCAATGATGATTGGAATTGGAGTCCTAACCTTGCCACGTCTCGTAGCAACACACACAAAAGGATTAGATGGCTTGGTTTCTATTTTATTTAGTGGAAGTTTTTTTCTGTTTTTTGGGTGGCTGTTAGCTAAAAGTATTTCAAAGTTTCCAAAAAAATCGTTTTTTGAGTATACATCGGATATGATGACGAAACCGGTTGCGCTGGGATTAACCTCTATACTGGCCCTCGCATTTCTATTTACTTGTGCATTAGAAACAAGAGTGATTGCCAATATTTCAAAGCTTTATATGTTTGATCAAACACCAATTGAGGCCATAGCACTCACTTTTCTGTTAGTTGTGGTTTATTGTGTGTCAGGCTCAAGAGTTGCTTTATTAAGACTTAATTTAATGTTTTTACCAATTGTACTTACGGTCACATTAATTGTTCAGTTTTCGAATATCTCATTGTTTCAGCTTAGTAATATTCAACCATCTTTTACAACTTCATTAAATGGGTATTGGCAAGGTGCACAAGAAACAACTTTTTCTTTTATTGGTTACACCGTTATCCTTGTATATATTTCCCTTTTAAAGTCACCAAAAGTCGCACCCAGAATGACGATGGTTGGGATAGGAATTCCGATCCTACTGTATCTGGTGATCTATACGATTACAATAGGGGTTTTTGGAAACTTAGCTACTTCTGAAATCATTTATCCAACAATAGAAATTGCCAAAGAGATTGAAGCACCTGGAGGTTTTATTGAAAGATTTGAGTCCATTTTTTTTACAGTTTGGATTATGACTGTATTCAATACATGTTCAATGGCTTTTGATATTAGCATTCATTTGCTGCATTCTATTACAAAATTAAAAAGGAAAACGATTATTCTTATTTTATCACCGCTTATTTATTTTGTTGCTGTAACACCGGAGAATGCATATCAAATTCAGCTGCTAGGAAAAATACTGGCTGGTATTGGTTTTTTCTATGGAGTTATTTTTCCAGTTATATTTTTTTCCCTAACAAAAATAAGAAAGGTTATTCAACATGCATAG
- a CDS encoding Ger(x)C family spore germination protein has protein sequence MHRCKILVVFLILLLCSGCWDAIEIEQRGFVIGAGIDLDEENSKMPLKLTQQFVVPSAIGMNADSDPAFQNIVSSGNTMFETVRRVAARTSRSPFYEHIKLIVFSEQVAKSDYFPDVLDYFLRYPEMRRGTQVMITPENALDILEVRPANEKLPTMYIQSISKNNYKNARMIPPTRIGDLHEKLLDHESFMVQMIQKINDEEVKIAGHAVINGSSDKLVGFIGEEATEGVNFITGEIEGGLLEAKVDDEVVVYEMEKVQSEISPIFNKP, from the coding sequence ATGCATAGATGTAAGATACTTGTCGTTTTCCTTATTTTATTACTATGTAGTGGTTGTTGGGATGCAATTGAGATCGAGCAGCGTGGTTTTGTTATTGGTGCAGGAATCGATTTAGATGAAGAAAATAGCAAAATGCCTCTCAAATTAACTCAACAATTTGTCGTTCCTTCTGCAATAGGTATGAATGCAGATAGTGATCCTGCTTTTCAAAATATTGTTTCATCAGGAAATACCATGTTTGAAACAGTTAGACGAGTGGCTGCGAGAACAAGTCGATCTCCTTTTTATGAGCACATTAAGCTCATTGTTTTTTCAGAACAGGTAGCAAAATCAGATTACTTTCCTGATGTGCTGGACTATTTTCTCCGGTACCCAGAAATGCGAAGAGGGACTCAAGTGATGATTACACCAGAGAATGCGCTAGATATTCTAGAAGTGAGACCTGCTAATGAAAAATTACCAACCATGTATATTCAATCCATTTCAAAAAACAACTATAAAAATGCAAGAATGATCCCACCTACAAGAATTGGTGATTTGCATGAAAAATTACTTGATCATGAAAGCTTCATGGTTCAGATGATCCAAAAAATAAATGACGAAGAAGTGAAAATAGCAGGTCATGCTGTAATCAACGGAAGTTCAGATAAACTGGTTGGTTTTATTGGGGAAGAAGCTACGGAAGGGGTAAATTTTATAACGGGAGAGATTGAAGGCGGACTTCTAGAAGCGAAGGTTGATGATGAAGTTGTTGTTTATGAAATGGAAAAAGTTCAATCTGAAATATCCCCTATATTTAATAAGCCCTGA
- a CDS encoding DUF3219 family protein: MVKEMYLNNKLLKLNHYNEELTQNSLSVSLEFFVTSEEYHEITTLLYENNFLVKVPEKEYSFQAIITNYSTSLTNLYEKGQVATFSLRLLEVKG, encoded by the coding sequence ATGGTTAAAGAAATGTATCTTAACAACAAGTTACTTAAACTAAATCATTACAATGAAGAATTGACACAAAATTCACTTAGCGTTTCACTTGAATTTTTCGTAACTAGTGAAGAATATCATGAAATCACAACATTACTTTATGAAAACAATTTTCTTGTGAAAGTTCCTGAGAAGGAGTATTCTTTTCAGGCAATCATAACAAACTATTCAACTTCATTAACAAATCTTTATGAAAAAGGGCAAGTTGCGACTTTTTCATTACGTTTACTTGAGGTAAAGGGGTAA
- a CDS encoding acyltransferase family protein — MGKRLYYLDYLRVILTIVVIVHHTAIAYGAGGDWIYKVVDDDELTISMIVLTLFTAVNQAYFMGFFFFISGYFTPGSYDRKGASSFLKERFMRLGIPLLFYVFILGPVITYYAHFRETKSLSTYYMKEVFTFHTIHFGPLWFVETLIYFTILYVIIRKLMKQNTVLKINPPTSLRLFVTAILLGITAFLVRLVYPVGESFLGLQFGYFPSYILLFIVGIIAKRHNWLELINKKVVKRWQLISIITIPVLPIALIANGALDGGLEFEGGINVQALVYALWEPFVAIGLILGFLSYFKEHINNPSSFKNILSQAAYTVYIIHPAIIVGLSLLFHGTFYPMIEWIIVSCLAIILCFFISSLIIKIPGMKKIL; from the coding sequence ATGGGGAAAAGATTATATTATTTAGATTATTTAAGAGTTATTTTAACAATTGTTGTGATTGTTCATCATACTGCGATTGCATATGGAGCAGGCGGGGATTGGATTTATAAAGTTGTTGATGATGATGAGTTAACAATTTCTATGATTGTATTAACCCTTTTCACAGCTGTGAATCAAGCTTATTTTATGGGTTTTTTCTTCTTCATTTCGGGTTATTTTACACCTGGTTCATATGACCGAAAAGGAGCTTCCTCTTTTTTAAAGGAACGTTTTATGCGTCTTGGCATTCCATTGCTATTTTACGTGTTTATATTAGGTCCTGTTATTACCTATTATGCTCATTTTCGAGAAACGAAGTCTCTATCAACCTACTATATGAAAGAAGTATTCACCTTTCACACGATACATTTTGGACCACTATGGTTCGTTGAAACTCTCATTTATTTTACTATTTTATATGTTATTATTCGTAAGTTAATGAAGCAAAATACTGTGTTGAAAATAAATCCACCAACGTCACTACGTTTATTCGTTACAGCTATCCTGCTAGGGATAACAGCATTTCTTGTTAGACTAGTTTACCCTGTTGGTGAGAGTTTCTTAGGATTACAATTTGGTTATTTCCCTTCCTATATTTTGTTGTTTATTGTGGGGATTATCGCTAAGCGCCATAACTGGTTAGAGTTAATAAATAAGAAAGTTGTGAAAAGATGGCAGTTGATCTCTATTATAACGATTCCAGTTTTACCAATTGCTTTAATTGCAAATGGTGCTTTGGATGGTGGTCTAGAGTTTGAAGGTGGTATTAATGTTCAAGCACTTGTTTATGCATTATGGGAGCCTTTTGTTGCTATTGGTCTTATTTTAGGATTTCTATCTTATTTCAAAGAACATATTAACAATCCAAGTTCTTTTAAAAATATCTTATCACAAGCAGCATATACCGTTTATATTATTCATCCAGCAATCATTGTTGGACTGAGTTTATTATTTCATGGAACCTTTTATCCAATGATTGAATGGATCATAGTGAGCTGTTTAGCCATCATTCTTTGCTTTTTTATTAGTAGCCTTATTATTAAAATTCCCGGTATGAAAAAGATTTTATAG
- a CDS encoding DsbA family oxidoreductase, with protein MLIEMWTDYACPFCYIGKRRLEEAIKQVEHKVEVVYRCFELEPAAERDISDTIYEKLAKKYGMSLEQAKLNCNNMEDMARESGLDYQFDTMKLTNTFDAHRLTMYAKTHGLMNEMAERILHAFFTESKHIGDTSTLTDLAVEVGLNREKVTNLLNSDEMTDDVRSDEQEAQELGIQGVPFFLINRKYAISGAQPTETFIGAINQINEQDGPFISMNDEKGATCTDDSCEV; from the coding sequence ATGTTGATTGAAATGTGGACAGATTACGCTTGTCCGTTTTGTTATATTGGGAAAAGACGACTTGAAGAAGCAATAAAACAGGTAGAACATAAGGTTGAAGTGGTTTACCGTTGTTTTGAATTAGAACCTGCTGCAGAACGAGACATTTCTGATACTATTTATGAAAAACTAGCAAAAAAATATGGGATGAGCCTTGAGCAAGCAAAGCTTAACTGCAACAACATGGAAGACATGGCAAGAGAATCTGGATTAGATTATCAATTCGATACGATGAAGTTAACAAATACATTTGATGCACATCGTTTAACGATGTACGCAAAAACACATGGTCTTATGAATGAAATGGCTGAGAGAATACTGCATGCTTTCTTTACAGAATCTAAGCATATTGGTGATACTTCTACTTTGACGGATTTAGCAGTTGAAGTTGGATTGAATCGTGAAAAAGTAACAAACTTACTCAATAGCGACGAAATGACTGATGATGTTCGTAGTGATGAACAAGAAGCACAAGAACTAGGAATTCAAGGTGTTCCTTTTTTCCTGATTAATCGAAAATATGCCATAAGCGGTGCACAACCAACCGAAACATTTATTGGTGCAATCAACCAAATTAACGAGCAAGATGGGCCTTTTATTAGTATGAATGATGAAAAAGGTGCTACATGTACGGATGATTCTTGTGAGGTTTAG
- a CDS encoding NUDIX domain-containing protein: MGELQHRRWWISYERREVSACQTVHDPGKGYWTNPGGYIEQLESIEETVEREVEEEAGIKAKVNRIVAIRDLPRQVHNLYVAFVMDYLDGTPTPDGIESDEAGFYSLDEIEAMNVAPFTKWLINVAYEEDKTGLFKDIEPKMKDHLLYKISST; encoded by the coding sequence TTGGGGGAATTACAGCATCGGCGTTGGTGGATTAGTTATGAAAGACGGGAAGTTTCTGCTTGTCAAACGGTTCATGACCCTGGGAAAGGATATTGGACAAATCCTGGTGGGTATATTGAACAGTTAGAGTCAATTGAAGAAACAGTTGAGCGTGAAGTTGAAGAAGAAGCTGGAATAAAAGCAAAGGTAAACAGAATCGTTGCAATTCGGGATCTTCCCCGTCAAGTTCATAATCTATATGTAGCGTTTGTGATGGACTATTTAGATGGAACTCCAACGCCTGATGGAATTGAATCCGATGAAGCAGGCTTTTACAGCTTAGATGAAATTGAAGCAATGAATGTTGCGCCATTTACTAAGTGGTTAATAAACGTAGCTTATGAAGAAGATAAAACAGGTCTCTTTAAAGATATAGAGCCAAAGATGAAAGATCATCTTTTGTATAAAATTAGCTCTACTTAA